TTGATGAACCGTTTGGGGCATGAAGCAGGGCAGCAATCGGTGGAAACGGCTGCGCAATTGCGCTCGGCTTTGGTGAATGATTTGCAGGGCATGGGCGAATTGCTGGTGTATGGCGCGGCGGATGACCATGCCGCGCACGTTCAACAGTTGTCGCAAACCTTGGCAGCGCAACAGCAAACCCTGAGCCGCTTGAATGGCGTGGCGCAAGGCGCGCTGGGGTTGTGTGCCAATCTGGCAATGTGGGGGATGTTGGTGCTGGCGATTCCGTTGGTGCGTGATCACACGATAGCCCCGCCGGAATTGGCGATGTTGGCACTGTTTGCGCTGGCAAGTTTTGAAGCGGTGTTGCCTTTGCCGCTGGCGTTCCAATCCTTGGGTGAAACCTTGGCGGCGGCGCGACGTATTTTCAGCCTTGCGGATCAAGTTGCAGCGGTGACAGAACCAGCGCATCCGCAAGCTGTGCCGGAACGTCTGGATTTTGCGTTGCGGGAACTGGGTTTCCGTTACCAGCCGCAGGGTGATGCGGTATTGGATGGTTTGACGCTGGATTTTCCGCAAGGCCACAAGCTCGCCATTGTCGGCGTAACCGGCGCTGGCAAAAGCACCCTGACCAGTTTGCTGCTGCGTTTCCGCGAACCGAGCAGTGGTGAATTGCTGTTAGGTGGGCAAGCTATTTCCCAATACAGCGGCGAAGCTTTGCGCCAGCACATCGCGGTTGTGCCGCAGCAAACGCATTTGTTCAACACCACCTTGCGCGAAAACCTGTTGCTGGCAAAGCGTGATGCGACGGATATGGAGCTGGAAGCGGTGTGCCGCACTGCGCTGATTCACGATTTCATTACGCAACAGCCGCAAGGCTATGCAACGTGGGTGGGCGAAACGGGCGTGCGTTTGTCCGGCGGGCAAGCCAAGCGCGTGGCAATTGCGCGTGCCTTGCTGAAACCGGCGCGGTTATTGATTCTTGATGAACCTACCGAAGGCTTAGACCCAGAAACCGCGACACAAGTAATGACCAATATCCTCGCGCATGTGGCGCGTAACGGGCAAAGCTTGTTGCTGATTACGCACCGTGCGCATGGGTTAGAGGCGATAGATCAGGTGCTGCATCTGCCTTGAGGGATGCGGTATGATGGCGGCGATTTTAACCATAAACAGGAATGCACCATGACAATCACTCGTGTAACAGGCAACGGTGGCTTGCCGATGATCAACGTTAGCAACGACCATGCCGATGCCGTGATTTCGGTTTACGCAGGGCAAGTTTTGTCCTTTACCCCCAAGGGCGCGGCGGATGTGCTGTTTGTCAGCGACAAAGCCTATTACGCCGAAGGCAAAGCAATCAAAGGCGGCGTGCCGATTTGCTGGCCTTGGTTTGGCGCAGACCCCGAAAGCAAAGGCCGCCCCGCTCACGGTTTTATGCGCAATCGGATGTGGAGCGAGTGGGAAACCCGCGAAAATGCGGATGGCTCAACCACGGTAATTTTGGGCGTGGAATCCTCCCCCGAAACCTTGGCGATTTGGCCTCATGCCTTCCGTTTGGCGATGGAAATTACCGTCGGTAAAACCTTGCAACTGGCATTGGTGACACGCAATACCGGCGATGCAGCGTTCACTATTACCCAAGCGATGCACACCTATTTTGCGGTGGGTGATATTGCGCAAACGACTGTGACCGGGTTGGAAGGTACGCAATACCTCGACAAAGCGGCAGACGGCAATGGTGCTACCAAGCAGCAAGACGGTGCAATTAGCATCAACAGCGAAGTTGACCGCGTTTACCTCGGTGTTCCGGCGGAGCTGGCGATTGTCGATGGCGCGTTGAACCGAACGATTCGCATTACTTCCAGCGGCAATAAAACGGCGGTGGTGTGGAATCCATGGGCAAAAATCGCAGCGGGCATGGCTGACTTGCAGGACGACGATTACACCCGCTTCGTATGCGTCGAAACGACGAATGCGGCGGATGATGTGGTGGAAGTAGTGGCAGGCGGAGAATTCCGATTGACAGCAGAATACGGCGTGTAATTCACCAGTTCAGGTTGCCCGCGCTCCATCGCGTGGGCAATCTCATGTTAAATGCGCTTAAACAGCGTCAATGCGCGTTCACGGCTGATTTTTAAGTCGACCACAGGCAGGGGATAATCCCGCAAACCATCGCCCAATTCACGCGGCAAATGCACCTGCTTATTATCCCGTGCGTGCAATTCTGGAACCCAGCGGCGAATGTATTCCCCTTCCGGGTCAAATTTCTGGCTTTGTAAAATCGGGTTGAAAATGCGGAAGTATGGCGCAGCATCAGCCCCACACCCGGCAGTCCATTGCCAGCCAAACACATTACTGGCTAAATCAGCATCTACCAACGTATCCCGAAACCATTGTTCCCCCACTTGCCAAGGCACGAGCAAGTTTTTGGTGAGCAATGATGCCACAATCATACGTACCCGATTGTGCATCCAGCCGGTTTGCCACAATTCGCGCATCCCCGCATCAATAATGGGAAAGCCGGTTTGCCCCTGTTGCCAACGGTTTAGCACAGCGGCGTAATCGTCTGCCCAAGGGAAAACATCGAAACGTGCATCCAACGCCCGTTCCTGCGTGTGCGGAAAGTGATACAGCAAGTGGTAAGAAAATTCGCGCCAGCCGATTTCTTGTACAAAATGGCGTAGGCCGCTATCGGCTTCGGGGTGTGTTTGCAAATAGTGTTCGGTGTGATAAACCGCCTGACGCGGGCT
The sequence above is drawn from the Thiothrix subterranea genome and encodes:
- the cydC gene encoding thiol reductant ABC exporter subunit CydC, translating into MNDLLRLLRLFKPYWNWAALGMGLSFITLLANVGLMAVSGWFITAMAMAGVAGASMNYFTPAALIRLAAIVRTAGRYGERLVTHEATFRMLAELRVWFYERIEPLAPAVLEQYRSGDVLSRIRADIDTLNNVYLRLLVPVVVAALAMLVFVVALLFYHPLLALLELSLLLVAGVLIPWLMNRLGHEAGQQSVETAAQLRSALVNDLQGMGELLVYGAADDHAAHVQQLSQTLAAQQQTLSRLNGVAQGALGLCANLAMWGMLVLAIPLVRDHTIAPPELAMLALFALASFEAVLPLPLAFQSLGETLAAARRIFSLADQVAAVTEPAHPQAVPERLDFALRELGFRYQPQGDAVLDGLTLDFPQGHKLAIVGVTGAGKSTLTSLLLRFREPSSGELLLGGQAISQYSGEALRQHIAVVPQQTHLFNTTLRENLLLAKRDATDMELEAVCRTALIHDFITQQPQGYATWVGETGVRLSGGQAKRVAIARALLKPARLLILDEPTEGLDPETATQVMTNILAHVARNGQSLLLITHRAHGLEAIDQVLHLP
- a CDS encoding D-hexose-6-phosphate mutarotase — translated: MTITRVTGNGGLPMINVSNDHADAVISVYAGQVLSFTPKGAADVLFVSDKAYYAEGKAIKGGVPICWPWFGADPESKGRPAHGFMRNRMWSEWETRENADGSTTVILGVESSPETLAIWPHAFRLAMEITVGKTLQLALVTRNTGDAAFTITQAMHTYFAVGDIAQTTVTGLEGTQYLDKAADGNGATKQQDGAISINSEVDRVYLGVPAELAIVDGALNRTIRITSSGNKTAVVWNPWAKIAAGMADLQDDDYTRFVCVETTNAADDVVEVVAGGEFRLTAEYGV